Sequence from the Corallococcus sp. EGB genome:
TTCACCTTCGCCTCCTGGTACAGCTTCATGATCTCCAGGTTCTGGCGCTCCTTGTCGTCCGCGAACTTCTTGCGGATCTCATCCATCTTCGGCTGGAGCACCTTCACCGCCTCCATGCTGACCATGGAGCGGTAGGTGAGCGGCAGGAGCGCCAGCTTCACCACCACGGTGAGCAGGATGATGGCGACGCCCCAGTTGCCCACGATGCCGTGGAAGAACTTCATGATGGCGAGCAGGATCTTGCAGACCACCGCCCAGATGCCGAAGTCGACCGTGTCCTCCAGCCGGGGGTGGTTGGGCGTGGCGGACAGGCCGGCCACGGCGCGCAGCTCCGGGCCGGGCACCGGGCGCAGCAGGTCCGGGTCCTTGGGGCCCAGGTAGCCGCCGAAGCGGAAGGTGGCCACCTGGCCGGGGGCCACGTTGAGCGGGAAGCCCGCGGACACCTCGCGCGCGGTGGGCGTGGCGGTCAGCGTGCAGTGGCCGTTGAGCGCGCCGTCCAGCGGGTAGAGCGCGGACAGGAAGTACTGCTGGTTGATGCCGAAGAAGGAGATGGGGCCGCGCGTCTCCTCGGGCGGCTTGTCGCCCGGGGACAGGTTGTGGAGCTTGTCCTCCACCCAGCACGCGGAGCGGCTCAGGTTGCCCACGCCGCCGAAGAAGGACGGGGCGTGCTCGAACTCCGGGTCGATGGCGCGGCCGTAGTGCACCTTCATCTCGCCCGTCTGCGGCTGGGCGGAGGTGTTGCGCACCTGGACGGTGTAGGTGAACTCGAAGCCGTCGCGCGGCCACAGCAGCGTCTTCGTCACCTCCCACGGGCCCTGGCGGCCGGTGAACGCCACGCTGCCGCCGTTGTCGGTGGGGCCCTCCTGCACGGCATAGCGCGTGTTCGCGGCCAGCGGCGCGCTGCCTTCAATCGTCACCGCGAGCGGCAGCGGCTGGCCGGGCACCGGGTGCGCCACGTTCATCTGCGGCGGCGGCGGGATGTCCTTGCCGAAGAGCTTCTCGAAGCCCTCCTTGACGGTGAGCGACTGCTGCTCGCGCATCTTCGTGCCCTGGAGCACGGCGGAGGTGAGGCCGGCGCCCTCGGAGGAGAAGGTGTACTTCACCTCCGGGCGGCTGAACTCCACGGTGCGCACGGGGGGCGGCGGAGCCTCCTCGGCGTGGGTGCCGGCGTCCTCGCCGGTGGCGCCCGGCGGCACGGCGGCCATGCCCGGGGTGCCGGCGTCGGCCGTCGCGGCGATCTCCGCGCCCGCGTCCGCGCCTTCCGCGCCCGGGGGCGGCCCCTTGGG
This genomic interval carries:
- the yidC gene encoding membrane protein insertase YidC; translation: MTNDPLSPQSNDSQKRLLLALALSFAVTAAYTFFFAPKGPPPGAEGADAGAEIAATADAGTPGMAAVPPGATGEDAGTHAEEAPPPPVRTVEFSRPEVKYTFSSEGAGLTSAVLQGTKMREQQSLTVKEGFEKLFGKDIPPPPQMNVAHPVPGQPLPLAVTIEGSAPLAANTRYAVQEGPTDNGGSVAFTGRQGPWEVTKTLLWPRDGFEFTYTVQVRNTSAQPQTGEMKVHYGRAIDPEFEHAPSFFGGVGNLSRSACWVEDKLHNLSPGDKPPEETRGPISFFGINQQYFLSALYPLDGALNGHCTLTATPTAREVSAGFPLNVAPGQVATFRFGGYLGPKDPDLLRPVPGPELRAVAGLSATPNHPRLEDTVDFGIWAVVCKILLAIMKFFHGIVGNWGVAIILLTVVVKLALLPLTYRSMVSMEAVKVLQPKMDEIRKKFADDKERQNLEIMKLYQEAKVNPLGGCLPLLIQMPVWIALFTSLRNSFEIYGEPFFGPIWRDLTYKDPTYILPLALGVSMIITQKMQPQMMDAAQARMMTWIMPVIFTFTLLQYPAGLSLYIFTNNVLSIGQQWGLRKWLDRKKNQKGGGTPAVVTAGGGKRK